In Homo sapiens chromosome 19 genomic scaffold, GRCh38.p14 alternate locus group ALT_REF_LOCI_3 HSCHR19LRC_LRC_I_CTG3_1, one genomic interval encodes:
- the TSEN34 gene encoding tRNA-splicing endonuclease subunit Sen34 isoform 2 (isoform 2 is encoded by transcript variant 4) encodes MLVVEVANGRSLVWGAEAVQALRERLGVGGRTVGALPRGPRQNSRLGLPLLLMPEEARLLAEIGAVTLVSAPRPDSRHHSLALTSFKRQQEESFQEQSALAAEARETRRQELLEKITEGQAAKKQKLEQASGASSSQEAGSSQAAKEDETSDGQASGEQEEAGPSSSQAGPSNGVAPLPRSALLVQLATARPRPVKARPLDWRVQSKDWPHAGRPAHELRYSIYRDLWERGFFLSAAGKFGGDFLVYPGDPLRFHAHYIAQCWAPEDTIPLQDLVAAGRLGTSVRKTLLLCSPQPDGFKSQEVSINLVYKCS; translated from the exons ATGCTGGTGGTGGAGGTGGCGAACGGCCGCTCCCTGGTGTGGGGAGCCGAGGCGGTGCAGGCCCTCCGGGAGCGCCTGGGTGTGGGGGGCCGCACGGTAGGCGCCCTGCCCCGCGGGCCCCGCCAGAACTCGCGCCTGGGCCTCCCGCTGCTGCTGATGCCCGAAGAGGCGCGGCTCTTGGCCGAGATCGGCGCCGTGACTCTGGTCAGCGCCCCGCGTCCAGACTCTCGGCACCACAGCCTG GCCCTGACATCCTTCAAGCGCCAGCAAGAGGAGAGCTTCCAGGAGCAGAGCGCCTTGGCAGCTGAGGCCCGGGAGACCCGTCGTCAGGAGCTCCTGGAGAAGATTACGGAGGGCCAGGCTGCTAAGAAGCAGAAACTAGAACAGGCTTCAGGGGCCAGCTCAAGCCAGGAGGCCGGCTCGAGCCAGGCTGCCAAAGAGGATGAGACCAGTGATGGCCAGGCTTCGGGAGAGCAGGAGGAAGCTG GCCCCTCGTCTTCCCAAGCAGGACCCTCAAATGGGGTAGCCCCCTTGCCCAGATCTGCTCTCCTTGTCCAGCTGGCCACTGCCAGGCCTCGACCGGTCAAGGCCAGGCCCCTGGACTGGCGTGTCCAGTCTAAAGACTGGCCCCACGCCGGCCGCCCTGCCCACGAGCTGCGCTACAGTATCTACAGAGACCTGTGGGAGCGAGGCTTCTTCCTCAGTGCGGCTGGCAAGTTCGGAGGTGACTTCCTGGTCTATCCTG gtGACCCCCTCCGCTTCCACGCCCATTATATCGCTCAGTGCTGGGCCCCCGAGGACACCATCCCACTCCAAGACCTGGTTGCTGCTGGGCGCCTTGGAACCAGCGTCAGAAAGACCCTGCTCCTCTGTTCTCCGCAGCCTGATG GGTTTAAGTCTCAGGAGGTCTCAATAAACTTGGTATATAAATGTTCATGA
- the TSEN34 gene encoding tRNA-splicing endonuclease subunit Sen34 isoform 1 (isoform 1 is encoded by transcript variant 5), giving the protein MLVVEVANGRSLVWGAEAVQALRERLGVGGRTVGALPRGPRQNSRLGLPLLLMPEEARLLAEIGAVTLVSAPRPDSRHHSLALTSFKRQQEESFQEQSALAAEARETRRQELLEKITEGQAAKKQKLEQASGASSSQEAGSSQAAKEDETSDGQASGEQEEAGPSSSQAGPSNGVAPLPRSALLVQLATARPRPVKARPLDWRVQSKDWPHAGRPAHELRYSIYRDLWERGFFLSAAGKFGGDFLVYPGDPLRFHAHYIAQCWAPEDTIPLQDLVAAGRLGTSVRKTLLLCSPQPDGKVVYTSLQWASLQ; this is encoded by the exons ATGCTGGTGGTGGAGGTGGCGAACGGCCGCTCCCTGGTGTGGGGAGCCGAGGCGGTGCAGGCCCTCCGGGAGCGCCTGGGTGTGGGGGGCCGCACGGTAGGCGCCCTGCCCCGCGGGCCCCGCCAGAACTCGCGCCTGGGCCTCCCGCTGCTGCTGATGCCCGAAGAGGCGCGGCTCTTGGCCGAGATCGGCGCCGTGACTCTGGTCAGCGCCCCGCGTCCAGACTCTCGGCACCACAGCCTG GCCCTGACATCCTTCAAGCGCCAGCAAGAGGAGAGCTTCCAGGAGCAGAGCGCCTTGGCAGCTGAGGCCCGGGAGACCCGTCGTCAGGAGCTCCTGGAGAAGATTACGGAGGGCCAGGCTGCTAAGAAGCAGAAACTAGAACAGGCTTCAGGGGCCAGCTCAAGCCAGGAGGCCGGCTCGAGCCAGGCTGCCAAAGAGGATGAGACCAGTGATGGCCAGGCTTCGGGAGAGCAGGAGGAAGCTG GCCCCTCGTCTTCCCAAGCAGGACCCTCAAATGGGGTAGCCCCCTTGCCCAGATCTGCTCTCCTTGTCCAGCTGGCCACTGCCAGGCCTCGACCGGTCAAGGCCAGGCCCCTGGACTGGCGTGTCCAGTCTAAAGACTGGCCCCACGCCGGCCGCCCTGCCCACGAGCTGCGCTACAGTATCTACAGAGACCTGTGGGAGCGAGGCTTCTTCCTCAGTGCGGCTGGCAAGTTCGGAGGTGACTTCCTGGTCTATCCTG gtGACCCCCTCCGCTTCCACGCCCATTATATCGCTCAGTGCTGGGCCCCCGAGGACACCATCCCACTCCAAGACCTGGTTGCTGCTGGGCGCCTTGGAACCAGCGTCAGAAAGACCCTGCTCCTCTGTTCTCCGCAGCCTGATGGTAAGGTGGTCTACACCTCCCTGCAATGGGCCAGCCTGCAGTGA